In Cydia splendana chromosome 3, ilCydSple1.2, whole genome shotgun sequence, one DNA window encodes the following:
- the LOC134806537 gene encoding protein FAM50 homolog, whose product MAHYKGAASEAGRAMHLMKKREKAQQEIELRKKKIEEDLKIDNIENKFATHYDAVEQQLKSSTIGLVTLDEMKAKQEHIVREREKKLAQKKAEKEKEKQKEIEAKLAQKNKQKRQIQALSFAMSDVEEEEDSGPETSGIKEETEEKGWREKEEPTLKKIRKNPDVDTSFLPDREREEADLKVREELRLEWVMTQASLKDEPITVTFSYWDGSGHRRNVTLKKGNSIYQFLQRCLDTLRPEFSELKTVLADQLMYVKEDLILPHHYTFYDFIVTKARGKSGPLFQFDASDDVRLVNDATQEKQDSHAGKVLLRSWYERNKHIFPASRWEPYDPTKTYSKYTIKGK is encoded by the exons ATGGCACACTACAAAGGAGCAGCCTCGGAGGCTGGTAGAGCCATGCATCTCATGAAGAAGCGAGAGAAAGCTCAGCAGGAAATAGAGCTCCGTAAGAAGAAAATAGAGGAAGATCTCAAAATAGACAATATCGAGAACAAATTTGCAACACATTATGATGCTGTTGAGCAACAGTTGAAGAGCTCTACTATTGGTTTGGTAACCCTTGATGAAATGAAGGCAAAACAGGAGCATATTGTACGTGAAAGAGAGAAAAAATTGGCTCAAAAGAAAGCTGAGAAGGAGAAAGAAAAACAGAAGGAAATTGAAGCCAAGTTGGCAcagaaaaacaaacaaaaacgaCAG ATCCAAGCCCTGTCCTTTGCCATGAGTGATGTAGAAGAGGAAGAAGATAGTGGTCCTGAAACCAGTGGCATAAAGGAGGAGACAGAAGAAAAAGGTTGGAGGGAGAAGGAAGAACCA ACATTAAAGAAAATTCGCAAGAATCCAGATGTGGACACATCGTTTTTGCCTGACCGAGAGAGGGAGGAAGCAGATCTCAAGGTTCGAGAGGAGCTGCGGTTGGAGTGGGTCATGACTCAGGCCAGCCTTAAAGACGAACCCATCACTGTTACATTCAGCTACTGGGACGGGTCGGGGCATAGAAGGAATGTTACTCTAAAGAAAG GCAATTCAATATACCAGTTCCTTCAGCGTTGCCTAGACACACTAAGGCCGGAGTTCAGTGAGCTAAAGACTGTTTTGGCAGACCAACTAATGTATGTGAAAGAGGATCTCATTCTGCCCCACCATTACACTTTCTACGATTTCATCGTCACAAAG GCCAGAGGGAAGAGCGGGCCTCTCTTCCAGTTCGACGCTTCTGATGACGTCCGATTGGTGAACGACGCTACGCAGGAGAAGCAAGACTCTCACGCCGGCAAAGTGCTTCTAAG GTCTTGGTATGAAAGAAACAAGCATATATTTCCGGCGTCCAGATGGGAGCCATACGACCCCACCAAAACATACTCCAAATACACTATAAAAGGAAAGTAG